CGCCGCTCCAAAAAACGAGAGCAGGGGCAGTGGACCCGATCCAACGACGCCAACGGTGACGCCCCGTCGAACGCCCGTGTGGCGCAGAAAGTTTCCGGCCTTCCAGGACGAGGTGCGAAGCCAGTGGGCATCGTATGTTCGGCCGGTTCCGTCCTCGAGTGCCAGCCGCTCACTCCGCCGCTCGCGTTCGAAACACGCAGCCAGCGTCTCCATACCCGTCTTACTCACCACGATTACAAAAGCGCCGCCACTTCCGCGTCGGCTCGAGGGTCCAGGAATTAGAAGTTCGAAGGTAGAGGTTCGAAGTTTGAGATTCGAAAACTAGAACCTAGAAACTCCGCTTGATCTTCTCGAAGAACCCCTCGCTCACGTCGATCTCCTCACCGCCGGCCTCGGCAAACGCCTCGAGCGCCTCCCGCTGCTCGTCATTGAGTGACTCCGGCGTGACAATCTGCGCGCGCACGTAGAGGTCCCCCTGGCCGTACCGTCGCAGGCGCGGCATTCCCTTCCCCTCCAGGCGGAACGTCTCGCCGCTCTGGGTTCCCTTCGGCACCTCGAACTCGACGGATCCCTCAAGCGTCGGTACCTGGACGGTGTCGCCGAAGGTGGCCTGCGGGAACGAGATCGGTAGCCGATAGTGGAGGTCGTCGCCCTCGCGTTCGAACTCGGGGTGGTCGACGATCGAGATGTCGATCAGCAGGTCTCCGTGGGGTCCACGGTTCGGACTCGGGGCCCCCTCGCCCTCCATCCGGAGGGTCTGGCCGTCGTCGATGCCCGCCGGAATCTCGACGGACAGCGAGGCTTCGTTGCGCACGTACCCCTCCCCGCGACAGTCGTCACAGGTTTCGGAGTACAGCGTGCCTTCGCCCTCACACCGACGGCAGGTCGTCGTCTGCTGGACCCGGCCGAGCGGCGTCTGCTGGACCTGGGTCACCTGGCCGCGACCCTGACACTCCGGACAGGTCGACGCCTCGGCCTCGGGCGGATGGCCCTCGCCGTCGCAGGTCTCACACGCTTCCGGGCGCTCGACTGTGAACTGCTTTTTGACGCCCTCGAACGCCTCCTCGAGATCGATCTCGAGGCCCGTCCGGAGGTCCCGGCCCTTGCGGGGCCGATTGCGACCGCGGCCGCGGCCACCGCCGCCGCCGAAGACCTGCTCGAAGATGTCGCCGAGGCCGCCGCCCATTCCACCACCCATACCGCCCATGCCGCCGAACGGATCTCCGCCCATTCCACCCGGGCCGCCACCGCCGGCGTCGAACCCGTGTTTCTCGGCCTGTTCGAATCGGTCGTGGCCCATCCGGTCGTAGGCCTGGCGCTTCTCCTCGTCGGTGAGCACCTTCTTCGCCTTCTGGATCTTCTTGAACTTCTCTTCGGCGTCCGGATCGTCGCTGACGTCCGGATGGTACTCCGTGGCCTTCTTCCGGTACGCCTTCTTGACCTCCTCGGCAGAGGCATCCTGGCTCACGCCGAGCACGTCGTAGAAGTCCTCACTCATTCGTTATCCACTGGTATACCGTTGAGACACTTGAAACGACCGTTCTGCGTTCACTACTCGAGTGAGGGTAACGTCGTGAGAGCGAACCGGCAAGGGCTCGAACTCGAGTCTCCCGACTTCGGATCGAGTTTCCCAATCTTCGGATCGAGTCTTTCAACTCTTTAATTGAACCACCTACCTTCCAGGCCGAGCCTCAGCCCTCAGACGGCGCCCGGGAGCCGCTCTCTCTCAGGCACGTAATCAGGCACGTAACTAAGCTCGTAATCAGGCACGTAACTAAGCTCGTAATCAGGCACGTAACCAGGCTCGTAACGGACGCAAGTACTGGGCTGACGAACACCGATTCGCATCGTCCTCGACAGCGAAAATCAGCGCGTTGACGACGGCCGATTCAGCGTTGTTCCCCGTTACTCGTCGTTGTCTTCGTCGACGTCTTCGTCAACGTCTTCGAAGTCAGCGTCGACGAACTCTTCGCCCTCGTCGTCACCGGCCGCACCGTCGGGGCCGGGGTTCGGGCCGCCGCCCATACCCGCGCCGGCTCCAGCGGCGCCCGCACCGCCTGCGCCACCCGCGCCACCGGCACCCGCCGCAGCCGCCTCCTGGTAAATCTGCTTGCCGATCTCCTGAAGCTCCGTGCTCAAGTCTTCGGTCGCCGATTCGATCGCCTCGGCGTCGGCGTCCGAATCGTCGATCGTTTCCTCGAGGTCGTCTACCGCGGCCTCGATGCTCTCGCGGAGGTCGTCGTCGACGTCGTCGTTCTCCTCGAGGAGCGTTTCCGCGCGCTGGATCGTCGCTTCGGCCGTGTTCCGGGCCTCGATACGGTCGCGACGCTGCTTGTCCTCCTCGGCGTGTTCCTCGGCCTCGCGCTGCATGCGATCGATCTCGGCGTCGGAGAGTCCCGCGCCGCCCTCGATGGTAATCTCCTCGCTGGTCCCGGTGCCCTTGTCCTCGGCGCTCACGTTGACGATGCCGTTCTCGTCGATGGAGAACGTGACCTCGATCTGTGGCGTTCCCGCGGGTGCGGGCGGGATGCCGGTCAGGTGGAACTCGCCGAGCATTTCGTTCTTGTTCGCGAGTTCGCGCTCACCCTGGAAGACCCTCACCTGGACGGACGTCTGGTTGTCCGCCGCGGTCGTGAAGATCTTCGACTCCTCGGTCGGGATCGTCGTGTTCTTCTCGATGAGGCGTTCGAAGAGGCCGCCCTTGACCTCGATCCCCAAGCTCAGGGGAGTGACGTCCAGGAGGACGATGTCGTCGACCTCGCCGCCCAGGACGCCACCCTGGATCGCCGCGCCCAGCGCGACGGCCTCGTCGGGGTTGACGTTCTTCTGGGGCGCCTCGCCGATCAGTTCCTCGACCTGCTCGCTAACCTGGGGCATCCGGGTCGAACCGCCGACCAGAATGACCTCGTCGATGTCCTCCTTCTCGTAGCCCGCGTCCTGGAGGGCCTGTTCGGTCGGTTCGACGGTTCGCCCGATCAGGTCCGAGGTGAGTGATTCGAACTTCGCACGCGTGAGGGACTTCTCCAGGTGGATCGGGCCGTCGTCGGTGGCCGTGATGAACGGGAGGTTGATCTCGGTCTCCTTTCGCGAGGAGAGTTCGATCTTTGCCTCCTCGGCTGCGTCCTTGAGCCGCTGGAGGGCCTGTCGGTCCTCGCGGAGGTCCATACCGTGTTCGTCCTCGAACTCCTCGGCCAGCCAGTCGATGATCGAGTGGTCCCAGTCGTCGCCACCGAGGTCGTTGTCCCCGTTGGTCGCGACGACCTCGTAGACGCCCCCACCCAGGTCGAGGATGGAGACGTCGAAAGTGCCGCCACCGAGGTCGTAGACGAGTACCGTCTGGTCGGAGTCGTCGTCGAGACCGTAGGCCATCGACGCTGCCGTCGGCTCGTTGATGATGCGCTCGACGTCGAAACCGGCAATTTCGCCTGCGTCTTTGGTCGCCTGGCGCTGGGTGTCGGAGAAGTACGCCGGGACCGTAATGACGGCCTTCTCGACGTCGTCACCGAGGTACTCCTCGGCGTCGCGCTTGATCTTCTGGAGGATCATCGCCGAGATCTGCTGGGGCGTGTACTCCTCGCCCTCGATCTCCACGGTGTAGTCCTCCTCGCCCATGTGGCGCTTGATCGACGCGATGGTCTTCTCCGGGTTCTGGATCGCCTGGTTCTTCGCTGGCTTTCCGACGAGGCGCTCGTCGTCGTCAGTGAACGCAACGACGGAGGGCGTCGTTCGGTCGCCCTCCGCGTTGACGATGATCTCCGGATCGCCGCCTTCCATCACCGCGAAGGCGCTGTTCGTCGTTCCGAGGTCGATTCCGAGAATCTTGTTACTCGCCATCTGTTCCCCACTTGTGCGCACTTTGGTTTAAAGGTTACTACACGCCACGAGGTGTCGAATATAATCTCCGTTAAGCCGCAAATTCGCCGGCTGACAGTGGGCTACGAGTAACAGACGGCCGGTAAAACGCCGTCGACCTATTCTCGAGAAGATGGTGTTCCTACCAATGAGATAATACTCACCAAACGATTGTCAGTGGGTGCTGTAATGCGGATTAGACAGGTTCGTTCGCCACGAGAGAACTACCGCAAGAACAGTCCCATTCTCGTGGAATTATATTCAGAAATCCCGAGTATTTCGGTGCTAATCGCCCGGAGGGACCGTCTACAATAGTTCAGTAGTTTTTGTAAGTATGGCTTAATTAATGGCCACTCATTCACACATCGTTGAATATCAAAACAAATACCCAATTATTGGACGAGAAAGTTTATGTATCATTGGTAATCTCTCCTGACTGTATGGCACGCGACACTCCGGTCGACTCGAGTAGCGATCAGCTACCTGAACGTAACCAGGCCCAAACGGCCGATAGAATCCTCCATCGGCGTTCGTATCTCAAACTCGCCGGCACAACCGCCGGTCTCGTCGCCGGGACGGGAACGGCGGCGGCCGGCGCTGACATCGACGCTGACGTCAACATCGTAGATGCCGGTGCCGATAACTCCGGAAACACGCCGATCAACGCCGTTCTCGAATCCGTTCACGGCAATGGTACGACGATTTACTTCCCACCAGGAGAGTATCGTCTCGATTCCTTTCGGAACGGAGCGAACGACTGGACGTGGTACGGCGAGGACGCGACGTTCGTCGTTCCATCCCACGTCACCGAAGGATACCTCCACCTGACGGGCAACGGCTGGACCATCGATGGCATCGACGTCGATTTGTCCGCTGACGGCGCGGCTCCGGTCAACTTCCTCCACGGCGGCGACTGGACGTTCAGGAACGTCGAGTTCGTCGGGCGGATGAGCGACCCCTCGAGCCGCGCTAACTCGGAGCTCCTCTACCTGGACGCCCACCGCGGCACCCAGGGGCTCGTCGAAAACGTCCGTGCGATGGACGGCTCTGCGGCCGTCGACGAATCGTCAAACCGTGGGGGACTACAAATCGTCGGCTCTGAGGGTGACCTGACGCTGCGAAACGTGGCGGTCTCGGGCTTCGCCAATAACTCGATGTACTTTCACAATATGCCTGGTCACCTGCTGATCGACAACTGCTACCTCGAGGACACGAACACGGGCGTCAGAATCGGCGGGAACACGACGGTGCGGGATACCGTGTTCAACCAGTCGCAAGCTCCGCCAGCGAGGTGGTCCGGTGCGAGCGCGGCACGCGGTATCTGGATCAACTCGAATAGCTCGACTTCGGGCGACATCACCATCGAAGGCTGCGAATTTGTGATGGGCGATCCGAGGGGCGCCCACGCGATATATACGTCGAACTCCCACGAGGGAATCGAGATTCGTGATTGCGTGATCCGCCAGGATAGCGACTTCTACGCCGTTCAGCTCGACGAGGGCGGCTCGGGACGAACGATCATCGATAACGTCTCGATCACCGGCGACTCCTCGAAGGCAGGCATCTACCTCAGTGGTCGGAGCGGCGCCCGACTGCGCAATCTCTGTCTCCAAAAGGCTGGAGACGGCGTCCGCGTTCGGAACTCGAGCGACGTTCGGATCGAGAACTCGACGATCAACGTCACCGGAACGAGCGTGAGCGGAAGCCCGTCCACAAGCGGCATCTCGAACAGCGGGACGTGTCCAGTGCCAGATGGCGACTGGGCACCCGAGGAGACGAGTGACGAAAATAGCGAGAACGACGACGAACGGGAAGAAGCGACGGATCCCGACGGAACCCCGATCCGTCTCGAGGGCGAAGGCGAGTACCAGATCGCCGTCAGCGGCGACATCCAACCGGCGCCTGAGATCGCTCAGTGGGTGACCGAAGGCGAACAGTACGGCGACGGCCAGGTCGACTGGTACCTCACCGGCTCCTGGACCGAGTGGTACTTCACCGGCGAGGTCGAAGCATTCGAACTCGAGAACGTCGAGGAGATCAGTGTTTACCTCGATGGAGAGGAGGTCGACCCGGATGCTCTCGGAGCGTCTAACGACGCCGAACCGGCGGAGAAGACTCTCCGACTCGAGGGCGAGTGCGACTACCTGATCGCCGTCAGCGGCGACATCCGCCCGGACGAGAAGATCGCTCAGTGGGTGACCGAGGGCGAACAGTACGGCGACGGCCAGGTCGACTGGTACCTCACCGGCTCCTGGACCGAGTGGCACTACACTGGCGAAATCGAGACGTTCGAGGTCGACTCGACCGACGACCTCCGGGTCTTCGTCGACGGCGAGACGGTTGACCCCAACAGTCTGGACACGTCGAGTCGGGCGGACGCGGAGTCCGTGTTGCGACTCGAGGGAACTACAGAATACTTCGTCGAAGTGAGCGGCGACATCCGCCCAGACGAGAAGATCGCTCAGTGGGTGACCGAGGGCGAGCAGTACGGCGATGGGCAGGTCGACTGGTATCTCACCGAATCCTGGACCCAGTGGTACTTCACTGGCGACATCGAAACGTTCGAAGTGAGCTCCACCGACGACCTTCGAATTTTCGTCGACGGGATCGAAGTGAACACGAACTCGCTGTAACCGCTGCATTGGTACCCGAACGTTCCTTCTGTCCTTCGAATCGCTCTGTGAAATCCCCGAACTCGATTGACACATGATCGACAAGTCGGTGCTATCTCGGTCCTACAGATGCTCGCCCTGTTCGCTATCCTCCAGGCCGTGACCAAGCTCACAAGTAACGGCCTAGACTACCTCGGTCGCGCGCACTCTCGAGCCCTCGTCAAGGGATTAACCGCCATCCTAAATGTCGGCCTCAACGTTCTCTTGATTCCGACGATGGGCGTCGTTGGCGCCGCAATCGCCACCATCATTACGTACTCGATGTATACTCTCGCCAACGTCTACATCATCCACCAGGAGTTCTCACTCCGTGTGGGTTTCCTGGCTCGGCGACTCGCCGCCATTTGCGCTATCACCAGCGTCATGGCGATAGTCGTCTTCGCCGTCACCGACTACATCACCTCGATTCCGTCACTCCTCCTCGCTGTCGCCCTCGGCGTGGCCGTCTGGGCGGTGCTCTCGGTGGCGACCGGATTACTCGATATCGCCGACGTTCGCTCGAATCTGCAGCATTCCTGAAATCGTCCCGGAATCGATCGTTCCCGGCCACCGCCAGCTCTCGAGCGCCCATGACACTCTAGTGTGATTTGAACAGTTGTCGCTCGATCGTGCGCCGTATCTCTCGAAATCTATACTCCTCGAATTATCGGGCTCGAGGCGGGCCGGGTGCGATTTGAACCCACGGTCGGCCGTGCTCACTGCGTTGCGCGCGACTTCCCTGCGTTCAAATCACACCGGTTTCGTTACCTGTCGATCACGGGTTTGTTCGTGAGGAGCAAAGCGGGCCGGGCGCGATTTGAACACGCGACCGTCTGATTAAGAGTCAGACGCTCTGCCTAACTGAGCTACCGGCCCTATGCATTCGAGTTTTTGCCCGTCGCTCAAATAGGTTTCCTTTAGAAGGCAATGTGGCACGCACGAACACGCCGTCGGCCGGACAGTGCAACGACAACCGTAACCGTCTTCGGGAACGTTAAGTACAGTCGGTTCAACCGGACTGTCACATGAGTACGGGGGTTACAATTTCGTCGATCTCGGACTACGCGATCCTCGGGTGCGGGAGCGTCGGCTACGCCGTCGCCGAGGAACTCGCCGAACAGGGAAAAGACGTCCTGATCATCGATCGCGACGAAAACCGCGTCGAGTCCCTCCGCGACCAGGACCTCGACGCCAGAACCGCCGACATCCGCGAGGTCGAGGCCGCCGAACTCGTCGCCGACCGCTCAGTCGTCCTCATCCTCGCCTCCGACGTCGAGGCCAACAAACAGGCCGTCGAGCGCATCCGCGACACCAACGGCGACCAGTTTATCGTCGCGCGCGCGAGCGATCCCGTCTCCGGCGACGAACTCGCCGACCTCGGGGCCGACATCGTCATCAATCCCTCGACTGTCATCGCCGACTCCGCGCTGCGAGCCCTCGAGTCCGGCGAACTCGAGCACAACGCCGCAACGCTCGCTGGCCTGCTCGAGGAGACGACCGGCCGGCTGGCGATCGTCACCCAGCCCAGTCCCGACCCCGATTCGATCGCCAGCGGAGCGGCGTTGCAGGCGATTGCAGCCCACCTCGGCATCGAATCCGACATTATCTACCTCGGAGACATCGGCCACCAGGAGAACCGGGCGTTCGTCAACTTGCTCGGCATCGACCTCCTGCAGTGGGACGACGTCCAGGACCAGTCAGTCTACGACACCGTCGCGCTCGTCGACCACACGAGCACCGAGGACCTCGAGCTCGAGGTCGACGTGCTGATCGACCACGCCGAACCCGAAGAGGACATCGAGCCTTTCTTTACCGACATTCGACCCAACATGTCCTCGACCTCGACGATCATGACGAAGTACATCCAGGAGTTCGACATGAACGTCTCCGAGGAAGTGGCGACGGCGCTGCTCTACGGCATCCGGGCCGAAACCCTCGACTTCAAACGCGATACGACGCCCGCGGACCTCACCGCCGCCGCCTACCTCTATCCCTTCGCGAACCACGACACGCTCGAGCAGGTCGAGTCGCCCTCGATGTCGCCCGAGACGCTGGACGTGCTGGCCGAGGCCATCGCGAATCGGGACGTCCAGGGGAGCCACCTCGTCTCGAACGCGGGATTCGTCCGCGACCGGGAGGCGCTGATGCAGGCCGCGAATCACCTCTTGAACCTCGAAGGGGTGACGACGACGGCCGTCTTCGGGGTGGCGGAGGAGACCATATTCCTCGCCGCTCGCTCGAAGGACATCCGAATGAACATCGGGAGTGTTCTGGCCGACGCCTACGGCGAGATCGGCGAGACGGCGGGTCACTCGACGCAGGCCAGCGCGGAGATTCCTCTCGGGATCTTCACGGGAATCGAAATCTCCGACGACACGCGCGAGACGCTCCTGACGCTGACTGAGGAGGCAGTGAAGCGAACGCTGTTCGATGCGATGGGTGTCGAGGGCGAAGGAAACGGGAGTTAGAGCGACGACGGCCCGCTCTCGTCAGGATAGATAGAAGCGGATTCGTGTATTGTGTCCGCGTCAGCGTCCGCGTCCCGCCAGCCTACGCGACCAGTTCGTCTTCTTCCTCGTCCGGTTCCTTGACCCGTTCGACGACGTCGGTCACGAGGATGATGTCGCCGACGGATCGCACCCAACGGTACGGCAGGATGACGCCGCGTGCGGTGTTGACCTCGTCGCCGAAGAGTTCGTAGTTGAGTCCGCCGAGTGCCAGTCCGGTGACGGCTTCGCCGCCGACGTTCAGTCGCAGGTCCTCGACTTCGCCGACGAAGACGCCGTTGTTCGAGTAGACCTCGCGTCCGACGAGCGAGGTAATCTCCTGTGGAGTGTCGTCCATGTACCCACCCATGCACGGCGGACTCTTAATTCTTAGTCAGACAGTCCGGCGTTCGAGTGGGTGTCCGCCGACAAAATCGTTCGATCACTCGATCACTCGATCACTTGATCACTTGATCACTCGATCACCCGATCACTCGATCACTTGAGTTCGCACGACCGACCGAACCGTCGGTCGTTCCCGAACGATTTTGCCGGCGGCCACGAACGAATGCCCATGAAACGAGTGCCCATGAACGACGTTCTCGAGCAGGTTCGCCCCATCGCCAGATCCTACTTCGACGAAGCGGTGGCTCCGGCCCACGACTGGCACCACGTCAGGCGCGTCGAGACGAATGCGCGCCGCCTCGCCGCCGAGCGGACGGACGTCGATCAGGACGTACTACTGTTGGCTGCGGTCCTCCACGACATCGGCCGACCGAAGGAAGATGCGGGCACCATCGACGACCATGCCGAGTGGGGTGCCCGTGAGGCCCGGACGATCCTCGAGTCGCTCGACCAGCCTCCTGAGTCGGTCGACGCCGTCGCCCACTGCATCCGCGCGCATCGCTTCTCGAACGACGTCGACCCCCGGACGACCGAGGCACGCCTCCTCTCGGATGCCGACAACCTGGACGCGCTCGGAGCCATTGGCCTCGCGCGCACGTTCTCCTACGGGGGCGAACTCGGAACGACGATTTACGACTCCTCCCTCCCGCCGGCCGAAGACGATACGCGGGCCGGCGCAACCAGTGTCAATCACGTTTACAAGAAGTTGCTGCGATTGCCCGACCGAATGTACACGCCAGAGGGGCGGGCAGTTGCCGAGGAACGCGCGAAAGTCGTCGATTCGTTCCTCGAGACGCTCGAGTGTGAGGTGAGCAGCGAGCCAGCAGAACGCGAGGTGAGCGAGGTGCCGATAGAACGCGACTCGAGCGAGGAACAAGGAGAGGGAGTGTGAGTCGATGCCCGTCCACGACCTCTCGTACCCGCTCGAGACTGGCATGCCCGTCTATCCGGGCTCGCCGCCGGTCGCGGTCGAACCCGCGGCGACGGTCGAAGACGACGGCTACGCGACCACGGGTCTGTCGTTCGATTCTCACACGGGGACGCACATCGACTCGCCCGCGCACATGCGGTCGGATGGCCCAACGCTCGACGACTTCGACGTGGAGCGGTTCCGATTTAGGGCCGTTCTCGCAGATTGCCGTCCGCTCGAGCCTCGAGAACCGATCGGGGCGGACGACCTCGAGCGGGCGGTGGCTGCCGTTGCGGACGCAGACGTGGACGTGGACGTGGACGTGAACATGAACGTTGACGCAGACACGAACGCGAACGCGGACGTTGAGGCGGATACGGATGCAGACATTGACGCAGGCGCCGATACGGATGCGCACGTTGACGCGACCACGACCGGAGACGAAAACGGAGATCCCGACCTCCTCATCTGCCAAACCGGCTGGGAAACCCACTGGGGAACCGACCGAGCGTTCGACCACCCCTACCTGACCGCGGCGGCCGCCGACTGGCTGGTCGAGCGCACCCTCGACCTCGGCATCGACGCGATGAACGTCGACCCGACGCCGGGAAGCGAACCCGTCCAGGACGAACCCGACAACTACCCCTTCCACCGAACGATGTTCGCCGACGACCGGCTCCTCCTGGAGAACCTCAGGGGGCTCGAGGCGCTTCCCGCCGGCGAGGCGTTCACCGTCCACGCGTATCCGCTCGCGGTCGCGAACGGGGACGGCGCCCCGGTTCGGGCGGTCGCCGTGCTTGGGTGAGGTGGTCGCCGTGCTCGAGTGAGGTGGTCGCCGTGCTCGAGAGCGAGCCGTCGTCTCAGAACGCTTTTCCCCCGATCGGCCCTTGATCGAGGTGATGGCACTTCCCGCCCAGTTCGTGGTCGCCCTCGTCGGCGCTGTTCTCATCGGCGCCGTCACTATCGTCGTCTACCGGGACGCCGACCGCCTCGAGTTCGAGCGTCCGTGGCTGTGGGCCGCCGTTGTGGCCGTTCCGATGCTCTTCGCGCTGTCGCTGCACGTCGTGCTCGGGACCGTCCCGATCCCGGGCCTTCTCGTACTCGTGGTCGCGGGGCTCGCCTTCTACGCGTTCGAACGAGACGACACGGTCCACGGCGACGAGACCGCCGATCCGCACGTCCTCCCTGGCGGGTCGGACGCAGGTAACGGGGCTCCAGCAGGCGGATCCGATACGGATCACGGGAACGGCGAAAGCGATACAGATGCCGGCGAGCGCGACGATGATCGGTGACCGGGCGCCAGCACGGCCGAAGCCCGTCACACCTTTTGCCGGCCAGCACGTACGACACCCATGGAACGAGCGACCGTCGGCGGCGGCTGTTTCTGGTGTATCGAAGCGGCGTATAAGGAACTCGAGGGCATCGAGTCGGTCACGTCGGGATACGCGGGCGGCCACGTCGAGGACCCGAGCTACGAGGCCGTCTGCACGGGCGAGACCGGCCACGCGGAGGTCGTCCAACTCGAGTACGACCCCGACGTGATCGGCTACGACGAAATTCTCGAGATCTTCTTCACCGTCCACGATCCGACGCAGGTGGACCGGCAGGGACCGGACGTTGGTACCCAGTACCGGTCAGCAATCTTCACGCACGACGACGAGCAACGCGAACTCGCGACGGCGTTTATCGAGGAACTCGAGGCCGAGGGCGTCTACGACGACGAAATCGCGACCGAGGTCGAACCGCTCGAGACGTTCTACGAAGCCGAGGCGTACCACCAGGACTATTTCGAGAAGAACCCCACGGACGCCTACTGTCGGATGCACGCTGCGCCCAAAATCGACAAAGTTCGCGAGCAGTTCACCGAGCGCGTGGCCGAGTCGACGCAGTAACGATCGACAGACGGAACCGTTTCGAACCTGGCAACGTCCGAGAGTTATTAGTGCCTCGCCACGAACCACGAGACGAACTGGTGCATGGACGAGTTACTCGCGGCACGAAACGCCCTCCTGGAAGCCCTCCTCGAGACGCCACGGACGAAACCCGAACTCGTCGACGAACTGTCCACGTCCCGATCAACGATCGACCGCGGGATCGCGTCGTTGCTCGAGACCGGGTGTATCGAACGACGTGATTCGGCTTACCTCGCGACCGAAACAGGGCGACTCGCCTGTCGCGCTCGACAGGACTACCTCGCCGTCCTGGAGCAGATCGAACGGGGCGAGCCGATCCTGAAGGAACTCCCCCTCGAGTCGATCGACCTGTCGTTCCTTCGCGAGGCATCGATCGACGTGCCGAGTCCGCAGGCGCCGTGGACGGCCCTCGAGACGACCATGCGGTACGTCCACGAATCGTCGGCGGTGTACGGCACGGCTCCGGTGGTCTTCGACCTCTACTTCGACGAGTTCCTGGAGTCGATCGAGAACGGCGGGTTGTGCGCGGAACTGGTTCTCGATCAGACCCTGTTGTCCTCGCTCGACGACGATCAGCACGACCGGCTTCGGGAGATCATCGACGCGGGCTCCGGTCGGCTGTACACGGCCGCGCTCGAGACGCCGTACGCCATCTGGATCGCAGAAGGTGAGACCGTCGTCGCCGGACTAACGGTGTACTCCGAGAACGGGCTCGCGGGTGTCCTCCGAACCGACGATCCCGAGAGCGTCGCCTGGGTTCGCGAACGGTACCGCGAGCGCCGAGCCGAGTCCGAACTCGTCTGGGACCCCGACTGAGGCCGGTCGATGCGAGGGGACACCGGTCGATGGCACAAACGGTTAGGTCGTGACGGTCCGAGATGGCGCATGGACGGACCAGCGGCTAACGGCGGCGAGAGTCAGGGCGGCCGCGACGCCGAGCGTGAGGGCGACAGCGACGCCGAGCCGGAGACAGGCGCCGACAGCGACAGCGAATGGGAAGCAAGGGCCGACGTCGATAACGAGTCTGACGTCCTCGAGAACACTCCCGGTGGCGGGAACTCCCCCACGGCCCGACCGATCACGCCCGACGCCCCGTCGGAGTTCGGTCTGGTGCAGGTGTGGTGGGGCGACGGCAAGGGAAAGACCACGGCCGCGATGGGACTGGGACTGCGGGCCGCGGGAAACGGCTTTCGGGTCCACATGCTCCAGTTCATGAAGGGCGGCGCCTCGAGCGTCGAGGCCGTCCGCGGCGAGTACAACGCCATCGAGTCCCTCCCCGGGTTCAGCTACGAGAACCTCGGCCACTACGGCTGGCACGGGATGGCCGACGGGAGCGACGACGTCGACCACGAGCGCGAGGCCCGATCTG
This region of Natronosalvus halobius genomic DNA includes:
- a CDS encoding DHH family phosphoesterase, which encodes MSTGVTISSISDYAILGCGSVGYAVAEELAEQGKDVLIIDRDENRVESLRDQDLDARTADIREVEAAELVADRSVVLILASDVEANKQAVERIRDTNGDQFIVARASDPVSGDELADLGADIVINPSTVIADSALRALESGELEHNAATLAGLLEETTGRLAIVTQPSPDPDSIASGAALQAIAAHLGIESDIIYLGDIGHQENRAFVNLLGIDLLQWDDVQDQSVYDTVALVDHTSTEDLELEVDVLIDHAEPEEDIEPFFTDIRPNMSSTSTIMTKYIQEFDMNVSEEVATALLYGIRAETLDFKRDTTPADLTAAAYLYPFANHDTLEQVESPSMSPETLDVLAEAIANRDVQGSHLVSNAGFVRDREALMQAANHLLNLEGVTTTAVFGVAEETIFLAARSKDIRMNIGSVLADAYGEIGETAGHSTQASAEIPLGIFTGIEISDDTRETLLTLTEEAVKRTLFDAMGVEGEGNGS
- a CDS encoding PRC-barrel domain-containing protein; the encoded protein is MDDTPQEITSLVGREVYSNNGVFVGEVEDLRLNVGGEAVTGLALGGLNYELFGDEVNTARGVILPYRWVRSVGDIILVTDVVERVKEPDEEEDELVA
- a CDS encoding HD domain-containing protein — encoded protein: MKRVPMNDVLEQVRPIARSYFDEAVAPAHDWHHVRRVETNARRLAAERTDVDQDVLLLAAVLHDIGRPKEDAGTIDDHAEWGAREARTILESLDQPPESVDAVAHCIRAHRFSNDVDPRTTEARLLSDADNLDALGAIGLARTFSYGGELGTTIYDSSLPPAEDDTRAGATSVNHVYKKLLRLPDRMYTPEGRAVAEERAKVVDSFLETLECEVSSEPAEREVSEVPIERDSSEEQGEGV
- a CDS encoding cyclase family protein; this encodes MPVHDLSYPLETGMPVYPGSPPVAVEPAATVEDDGYATTGLSFDSHTGTHIDSPAHMRSDGPTLDDFDVERFRFRAVLADCRPLEPREPIGADDLERAVAAVADADVDVDVDVNMNVDADTNANADVEADTDADIDAGADTDAHVDATTTGDENGDPDLLICQTGWETHWGTDRAFDHPYLTAAAADWLVERTLDLGIDAMNVDPTPGSEPVQDEPDNYPFHRTMFADDRLLLENLRGLEALPAGEAFTVHAYPLAVANGDGAPVRAVAVLG
- the msrA gene encoding peptide-methionine (S)-S-oxide reductase MsrA encodes the protein MERATVGGGCFWCIEAAYKELEGIESVTSGYAGGHVEDPSYEAVCTGETGHAEVVQLEYDPDVIGYDEILEIFFTVHDPTQVDRQGPDVGTQYRSAIFTHDDEQRELATAFIEELEAEGVYDDEIATEVEPLETFYEAEAYHQDYFEKNPTDAYCRMHAAPKIDKVREQFTERVAESTQ
- a CDS encoding helix-turn-helix transcriptional regulator, translated to MDELLAARNALLEALLETPRTKPELVDELSTSRSTIDRGIASLLETGCIERRDSAYLATETGRLACRARQDYLAVLEQIERGEPILKELPLESIDLSFLREASIDVPSPQAPWTALETTMRYVHESSAVYGTAPVVFDLYFDEFLESIENGGLCAELVLDQTLLSSLDDDQHDRLREIIDAGSGRLYTAALETPYAIWIAEGETVVAGLTVYSENGLAGVLRTDDPESVAWVRERYRERRAESELVWDPD
- a CDS encoding cob(I)yrinic acid a,c-diamide adenosyltransferase, which produces MDGPAANGGESQGGRDAEREGDSDAEPETGADSDSEWEARADVDNESDVLENTPGGGNSPTARPITPDAPSEFGLVQVWWGDGKGKTTAAMGLGLRAAGNGFRVHMLQFMKGGASSVEAVRGEYNAIESLPGFSYENLGHYGWHGMADGSDDVDHEREARSGLERARDLVSAANEADLTTPFPLDSDPDDGVHMLVLDEILYAVESDLIEPESVVELLDDKPDSLEVVLTGGHTEPAYLLEHADLVTEVAKRRHPFDDGQQARRGTEY